DNA from Candidatus Cybelea sp.:
GGCTCGATGATCGAGCCGCACTTGGGGCTGCCCGTCTGCGTGGCTTTGGCGGTTTGGCTTTCGGGTACGCGCTGGGTGCTCGGGCTCTGCGCCGTGGTGCTCGCTGCGCTCTCCGTGATCGTCCTCGGCCTGCCGGCCAATATCGAGTATTTCACGAGCGTCTTGCCGGCGCACGCGCTCTCGGAACTGACGCGCGACACGCAATATAGTCTCAGCGCGGTGCTTGCCGCTGTGGGCGTCTCGCCGAACGCGGCGGTGCGGGCCGGAAGCCTCTGGTATCTCGCGATGCTCGCGCTCGGCACGTTCGTTGCCGGGCGGATGGCGCGGACGACCGGGAATCGCGCTTTCCTCGTCTGCGTTCCGCCGGCGTTCGCCGTTTTCGGTGGAACCTTCATTCACGTCACCCAAATTGCCGCGGCAATACCTGCGGCGATCCTTTTGATTTCGATTTCAAAAGGCCGCGCGCAGACGGCGGCGATCGTTGCGCTGATACTGCTCGCCGTCCCATGGGGCTGGGTCTATTCACCCGCGTTGCTGGTCGCGCCGTTCTTGCCGATCGCTTTTCTAGCGTGGCGATACTCGCGAAATACGACCATCGTTCTGGTGAGCGCGATTGGCGGCTTTGCGGCAATCCTCGGCCTTCAGCAGCTATTTGTGCTGGCTTTGCCGCATCTCGGCGTGCACGCGGCCGTCCCGGTTATAGATACTCGCCTCGCTGAGTCGTCGTGGATGCACTTCTCCGCAAGGAACTCGAACGGTAGCGTTGCTGCGTGGGTGGTTCGCCTTCCGACGTGGGCGGCGCTCGGAACGCTGCTCGCCCTGTGCCTGCGCCGGGCCGGCTTTGCCTTGGCTCGCGAAACGATCGCGCCGCTTTCGCTTGCGATCGTATGCACGATTCTGCCGATCGGCGCGCAGTTCTATGGCGATCGTGCCAACGGGTGGCTCGGGATCGACTTCCGCGCCTACTACTGCGCAGCCCTCGCACAGAGAGACGGTCGAAACCCCTACTTTGCCGACTCGCTACATGCCTGCGAGTCGTCAACCGCGGCGCCGTTCTATCGTGCTCCTAGACGCGTGACCGTTCCGGCACCATATCCGCCCTACGCTCTCGCCGTTCTAGCTCCGCTGACGTTTCTGCCTTTTGAGGACGCCGCGACCGTCTGGTGGATGCTGCTGGCGCTGGCGATCGGGCTGGCCGTGTACGCGCTCTCGACAATGAGCGGTCAGGGAGTGCCGGTGGCTTTGGGCGCACTCGGACTCTCGGCCGGCCTCACGTCGCTTACGACGGGAAATATGGCGCCGCTGGGCGTCGCAGCGATCGTCTTCGCAGCGCTCTGTGTGCAGCAGGCACGCTGGATTTGGGCAACGGTCGCCCTCGCGGTCGGGATGATGGAGCCTCAACTCGCGCTTCCGGCCGCGCTCGCGTGCTTTCTCGTCTGCGCACCGATGCGGGTGGCGTTGCTAGTTGCAGCGGCAGCACTCGGACTATTGGGCCTTGGGGTCGCCGGACTTCCGCAGACGGTGCAGTACGTGACGTCGGTAATTCCCGCGCACGCTCTGGCCGAGGTCTCGCGAGACAACCAATATAGTTTGGCGACGATCGCGGCAGCCGCGGGGGTGCCCGATGCCGCTGCGACGCTCGTCGGCAGCATCTCGTACCTCCTGATGATGGCGTTTGGCATCGCTCTGGGCTGGCGGCTGGCGCGGCGGTACGATGAACCGGCACTCGCCGTACTGATTCCGCCGGCGTTTTCGTTGCTGGGCGGCTCGTTCGTCCACACGGGGGAAATCGCGGCAGCAGTTCCGGCCGCGTTGCTGCTGTACACGCGCGCCGTGACGCTTCGGCCGTGGCTGCTTGCGGCGTTGGTATTGCTGGCCGTACCCTGGATGTACGCGACATCGATCACGCTTTTTCTCGCGCCGCTCTTCCCGGCAGCCTATCTGGTTTACGAGCTGTGGCGGCGGGATCGGACGCTGGCGCTTGCCACGGCGGTTGCATCGTCGGCCGTTATCATGCTGCTTTTTTGGCTCGCCGCGCACTCGCACGCGCCGCCGGCGATCCGCGCACATCTCTATCCGGCGATCGATCCGCGTCTGGCCGAGTCGAGTTGGCGGAAGCTGGTGCTTGGAAACTCGACGAATAGTCTGGCGACGTGGCTGCTGCGTCTGCCGACGTGGTGCGGACTGCTGCTCTTGGCGGTTCCCGCTGTGCGCCTCGCGCGCAGGGCGCCCTTGGTGCTCGCATCGGAGGCTTCGTGACGGCGTCGGCAATGCCGCTGCGGCTTTCGTGGGATCGGGCGATCGTATACGGCGCGCTGCTCGCGCTACTCACCTCTCTGCCGTTCGTCCTTTTCTTTCCAGCCTGGTTTCACGACGTTGCGTTCCGGGGCGACTTCGCGAACTTTTGGTCAGCCGGCGCAAACGTTGGAACGCTAAACTTGCTCGACCCAGCTGGTCTGGCCGCGTGGCAACTCGCACATCACATCAAACCGCAGATCTTCGTCTATCCGCCGGGCGTCGCGTGGTTTTATGCGCCGCTGGCGCGGCTTTTGCCGATGCCGGCGATGACGCTCGAGGAACTTGGGATGGCGGTGGTTTTGGCCGCCGCGGGGTTTCTTGCCGCGAGGATCTATAACTTCTCAACGTGGTTTGCCCTGATTGCAGTCTTCGCGTGGGCGCCGGCGGTCAATGCGATCGAAGTCGGGCAAAACACGCCCGTTGCATTGCTCGCGATCCTCCTTGCCATCTGGGCGCTCGTCAATCGCCGCGAGGGCGTCGCGGGGCTTGCGGTTGGGTTATTATTTTATAAGCCGAGCGTTGCGCTTCCGTTCGTCGTCCTTCTCCTCGTGCGTAAGGAATGGCGTGCGTTAGGAGTGATGTGCCTCACGGCAACAGCGTGGTATTTCCTCGGTGTGCTCGCGGCTCACGGCGCCTTTAGCTGGCCGTCACAGTACATTCATCTCGTGGCGCA
Protein-coding regions in this window:
- a CDS encoding glycosyltransferase family 87 protein, which encodes MRRSWIAAGIVVATVVALAAQTSVVTRTGFFVGDFRAFYCAARVASQGADPYRTQPLGACERSVGSGTFFQKNPRVTIPAPLPGYAIAALIPFARLPFGAAVVGWLALLFLAWLACVIALAAFGGVEREVTVAAFALSLAALSLPFGEVVPLCVACICLSAYAAWRDRPHLAALFAAGSMIEPHLGLPVCVALAVWLSGTRWVLGLCAVVLAALSVIVLGLPANIEYFTSVLPAHALSELTRDTQYSLSAVLAAVGVSPNAAVRAGSLWYLAMLALGTFVAGRMARTTGNRAFLVCVPPAFAVFGGTFIHVTQIAAAIPAAILLISISKGRAQTAAIVALILLAVPWGWVYSPALLVAPFLPIAFLAWRYSRNTTIVLVSAIGGFAAILGLQQLFVLALPHLGVHAAVPVIDTRLAESSWMHFSARNSNGSVAAWVVRLPTWAALGTLLALCLRRAGFALARETIAPLSLAIVCTILPIGAQFYGDRANGWLGIDFRAYYCAALAQRDGRNPYFADSLHACESSTAAPFYRAPRRVTVPAPYPPYALAVLAPLTFLPFEDAATVWWMLLALAIGLAVYALSTMSGQGVPVALGALGLSAGLTSLTTGNMAPLGVAAIVFAALCVQQARWIWATVALAVGMMEPQLALPAALACFLVCAPMRVALLVAAAALGLLGLGVAGLPQTVQYVTSVIPAHALAEVSRDNQYSLATIAAAAGVPDAAATLVGSISYLLMMAFGIALGWRLARRYDEPALAVLIPPAFSLLGGSFVHTGEIAAAVPAALLLYTRAVTLRPWLLAALVLLAVPWMYATSITLFLAPLFPAAYLVYELWRRDRTLALATAVASSAVIMLLFWLAAHSHAPPAIRAHLYPAIDPRLAESSWRKLVLGNSTNSLATWLLRLPTWCGLLLLAVPAVRLARRAPLVLASEAS
- a CDS encoding glycosyltransferase family 87 protein, encoding MTASAMPLRLSWDRAIVYGALLALLTSLPFVLFFPAWFHDVAFRGDFANFWSAGANVGTLNLLDPAGLAAWQLAHHIKPQIFVYPPGVAWFYAPLARLLPMPAMTLEELGMAVVLAAAGFLAARIYNFSTWFALIAVFAWAPAVNAIEVGQNTPVALLAILLAIWALVNRREGVAGLAVGLLFYKPSVALPFVVLLLVRKEWRALGVMCLTATAWYFLGVLAAHGAFSWPSQYIHLVAQSSVDEFVGNSHKTYTIPTLLLSAGAPIAVALAGAVAVFAAAVPLLGRRPAIEAASMAGAVGVATSLHAWPYEAVVLLPAVFYGMGRLSEPARTWIIAGAYVVATLALSLPHAGHALALLPISAAAWWLWSGYHHRSRRVSCPAQTGVGT